In Pseudomonas coleopterorum, the genomic window GACGTGCAGGGCAACATCGCCTCCTGGATGATCCCCGGCAAGCTGGTCAAGGGCATGGGTGGGGCCATGGACCTGGTGGCCGGTGCGGAGAACATCATCGTCACCATGACCCACGCGTCCAAGGACGGCGAGTCGAAACTGCTGCCCGTCTGCACGCTGCCGCTGACCGGCGCTGGTTGCATTCGCAAGGTGCTGACCGACTTGGCTTATCTCGAGATCGAAGACGGTGCGTTCATCCTCAAGGAGCGCGCGCCTGGCGTCAGCATCGATGAAATCAAGGCGAAAACGGCCGGCAAGCTGATCATTGTCGACGATGTAATCGAAATGAGTTTCTGAAAACTTCCTGCCAACACCTGCAGCTCTCCAACTATAAAAACAAGGAAACACCACCATGTCCGCACACCTGGAAGAGAGCCGCTACGCTCGCTTCGCCCTGCGCTGTTCGAGCTGGGCCGAGCGCTGGTTCCCCGACTCCTACGTATTCGCCGCCGTGGCGGTGCTGCTGGTCGCATTGGGCGCGCTGGCCATCGGCGGCACGCCGACGGCCACGGCCACTGCGTTCGGCGACGGGTTCTGGAGCCTGATTCCTTTTACCATGCAGATGGCTTTCGTGGTGATCGGCGGTTACGTCGTCGCCAGCTCGCCGCCCGCCGTGAAACTCATCGACCGGCTGGCGCGCATCCCGCGCAATGGACGCTCGGCAGTGGCCTGGGTGGCGTTGATCTCCATGGTGGCGTCGCTGCTCAACTGGGGGCTGTCCCTGGTGTTCGGCGGCCTGTTGGTGCGCGCGCTGGCGCGCCGCACCGATCTGCGCATGGACTATCGCGCCGCCGGCGCTGCAGCGTACCTGGGTCTGGGCGCGGTCTGGGCCCTGGGCCTGTCATCGTCGGCGGCGCAGTTGCAGGCCAATCCGGCCAGCCTGCCGCCATCCATCTTGTCCATCACCGGTGTCATCCCGTTCACCCAAACCATTTTCCTCTGGCAATCAGGCGTACTGCTGCTGGCGCTGGTAGTGGTCTCGCTGGTGGTCGCCTATGCCACCGCGCCCGGCCCGAACTCGGCCCGTGATGCCCAGGCCTGCGGCGTCGACCCGGCTTTCAGCCTCCCGCCGCTGAGCAAGCGCAGCCGACCGGGCGAATGGCTGGAATACAGTCCGCTGATCACTATCTTCCTGGTGTTGCTCGCCGCAGGATGGCTGTTCCACGAGTTCTCCACCAAGCCGGCGATTACGGCCATCTCGGGGCTCAATACCTATAACTTCCTGTTCATCATGCTCGGCCTGCTGCTGCACTGGCGCCCGCGCAGCTTTCTCGATGCCGTGGCGCGTGCCGTGCCGACGACCACCGGTGTGCTGATTCAATTTCCCCTGTACGGCTCCATCGCCGCGATCATGACCACGGTCAAGGGCGGCGACGCGCAGACCCTGGCTCACCACATCTCGACCTTCTTCGTGCAGATCGCCTCCCACGATACCTATGCGATGCTCATGGGCGTGTATTCGGCGGTGTTGGGATTCTTCATCCCGTCGGGTGGGGGCAAATGGATCATCGAGGCGCCCTACGTCATGCAGGTGGCCAACGAGTTGCAGTACCACCTGGGCTGGGCGGTGCAGATCTACAACGCCGCCGAAGCCTTGCCGAACCTGATCAACCCGTTCTACATGCTGCCGTTGCTGGGTGTGTTGGGCCTGAAGGCACGCGACCTGATCGGCTTCTCGTTCGTGCAACTGCTGGTACACGCGCCGCTGGTGCTGTTCCTGCTCTGGGCGCTGGGGACAACGTTGACCTACATCCCACCCATGGCACCTTGACGCACCTCTGATCGGCCCTACGTTGATCGGGAATATCCTTCCGCCGGGCAATTGATTCCATGGCGGCCCTTGCACACCCAAGGCTGCTCGGGGTACACATCTAGGTTGAATGGGGGACAGGCTGGACGCCCCCCCATCGTGAACCGATGCAGGGAGATGTGGAAATGCTTGATAACGGCGCGGGCGGGGATACCGAGCAGAATGAACCCGTGGATCAGATCATCTTTCGAGAGATTCGCAATCTGCACACCGCCGCTTCCAGAGACCTGGATCAGGCTGCAGTGCAGATCATAGGCAAGGTCGAGAGGTTCAGGGAGCAGGGTTTGATCAGCTCGGAGGCCGCACGGCAGCTGATTTTCGACGTACGCAACGAGCGCAGCCGCATCAGCCGCTGAGCGGCCTTCGAAGGGGAGCGGCGATCAGCCGCCGGTGGTGTCGATATCGGCGTCCGTTTCCTTATCGTCCGCACTGGTCGAAGGATCGACTTCCGGCTCGGACTTGAAGCCCGGGCTGAAGCGATTGCCTTCGGCTGTGGTTGGATCGTTGGAATCAGTACGGATAGCGGGGTCAAGCGCCGGGTCGTTGGGCGTGGCGTTGGCCGCACTGCCGGTGTCACGGTCGACATCGTTTGGCGCAGGTGTCTTGTGTTCGCTCATATCATTCTCCCTAGGCTCAAGCGTGCAGGGTCAATCAGAGCTTGCCGCCTTCAGAGCCAGTCCCGTCACCCATGTCATGACTGCCGGATTCTGGCTTGGTCACCGCGCCGCCCATGGAGCTGCCTTCCGGGTTGCCGGTGTTCTGTGGCTTGATCTGAGTGCTGGTGCCGTCACGCGGCGCGCTGGAACCATCGGTGTTGCCATTGGGCATGTTGGTGCCAGTGCCGGACGGTACGCCTACGGCCGAGGGCACGGTGCCTTTGGCGGCGGGGTTGGTCGGACCGGTGCTGTTGTCGGCCATGGCCGGTACGGCAGCGGCGGCCAGCAGACCTGCCAACAGGGCTGCGTTGATGCGTTTCAGGCTTTTCATGGAGCTCTCCTTGTTCGTGTGAATGCGTCATGTATTGGGCTGCGGGCACACGTCAGTGGTGCCCGCGTGCCGACGAACGGCATGCCCG contains:
- a CDS encoding CoA transferase subunit B, with amino-acid sequence MALTREQMAQRVARELQDGYYVNLGIGIPTLVANYVPPGIDVMLQSENGLLGMGEFPTEATVDADMINAGKQTVTARLGASIFDSAQSFAMIRGGHVDLTVLGAFEVDVQGNIASWMIPGKLVKGMGGAMDLVAGAENIIVTMTHASKDGESKLLPVCTLPLTGAGCIRKVLTDLAYLEIEDGAFILKERAPGVSIDEIKAKTAGKLIIVDDVIEMSF
- a CDS encoding short-chain fatty acid transporter; its protein translation is MSAHLEESRYARFALRCSSWAERWFPDSYVFAAVAVLLVALGALAIGGTPTATATAFGDGFWSLIPFTMQMAFVVIGGYVVASSPPAVKLIDRLARIPRNGRSAVAWVALISMVASLLNWGLSLVFGGLLVRALARRTDLRMDYRAAGAAAYLGLGAVWALGLSSSAAQLQANPASLPPSILSITGVIPFTQTIFLWQSGVLLLALVVVSLVVAYATAPGPNSARDAQACGVDPAFSLPPLSKRSRPGEWLEYSPLITIFLVLLAAGWLFHEFSTKPAITAISGLNTYNFLFIMLGLLLHWRPRSFLDAVARAVPTTTGVLIQFPLYGSIAAIMTTVKGGDAQTLAHHISTFFVQIASHDTYAMLMGVYSAVLGFFIPSGGGKWIIEAPYVMQVANELQYHLGWAVQIYNAAEALPNLINPFYMLPLLGVLGLKARDLIGFSFVQLLVHAPLVLFLLWALGTTLTYIPPMAP